The nucleotide window GCGGACATTTTCCACATGGCTCAGTGTCAGGCTTTCCTTTCCTGATCTAAAACAACCACAATGGAGGAATGCAGAAATTGCATCAGTAGAGCTTGTGACTTTCCATTGAAACAAAAGGAAATGCTTCTGTTCTTGGATGCATTTAATCACACAAAATGAAGTGGGTAAAAATTCATCAATTTACTTGTAAGTCAGGAATTATTAAGATTTATGCTTTCCTGGATATGTTCCAAAATACTATTTCTTCTCAGGTAGAATAACAAAGATGCTCAGTGTGACCTAAAGCCACACTAAATGagtccattcattatctgtaactcttatccagttcagggtcacggtgggtaatatatcctggagggggcgccagtccttcacagggcaacacagacacacacacattcacacctacggacacttttgagtcaccaatccacctaccaacatgtgtttttatactgtgggaggaaacccacacagacacagggagaacataccacactcctcacagacagtcacccagagcaggaatcgaacccacaacctccaggtctctggagctgtgtgactgagacactacctgctgcaccaccatgctgccacaCTAAATGAGCTGTTATTGTAAAATAATGAAGTTGAGTTGATACAACAAACCTAAAGCTGAGTTACTTCTGTGAATCTGAGTTTgtagctttttttccccctcttatacactcactcacattcatccagtcacaccCACCCACATCTGTGAACATTTTTATAAACTCAGTCACACTCATGTCTGTgaagtttcatacactcacccacactcatccaatcacaCCCACATCTGTGATAttccatacactcacacagtcacacccacatctatgaacatttttataaactcagtcacactcacatctgtgaagtttcatacactcacccacactcatccagtcacacatttgtggataatttcactcactcaccggGTCAACCACACcagtagacaatttcacacagccgatccacataccaacacgtgtgtttggggtgtgggaggaaaccgaagcagtcagaaggagaacacacctacatcctggagctgtgtggcagggACATCACCTGCAGCGCCAACATGCCTCCCccaaattaaaaatgaagactTAAAGTATGACAGAGATATGTATCTCGTCTTGGCAGTGTATGCAGTCTCATTTACAGGCCTTAGCATGTTCTAACTTTTTGTTGGTGGTAAGAGCTTGTGTAAATAATTCAGAACACATTGAGTTTATCTTGGTGTACATCTAAACTCCAACCGAAGGCTCGTTTTTCACAGTGTTTGGCTGTCACTTTCCTTTTACAGGTCAAACACACCTTCATCTGAAAATATGCTTTGAATGGCACTTTAATAATGGCTCCATTTGACATTCTTGAATGTTATAAACGACTTCATAAGTCTCTTCagtggtgtgtgattgtgatgACAGGTTTATGCATGTGCTGTTTATTCTAATTAAAAATGCCCTTCAGTAACAACTCTGAAGGTAAAGAGGAGGCTTGGAATTGTCAAATTAATGAGGCTTTAAATCACAAGtgcagaaaaaatattttaaaaaaactttAGTTCTGTGacaaaagacacaaacacaagcaacaCATAGAGAAATGAACATCACTGTAACTGTCAACAGTGCAGTAGCATGTTCCTTGACATAAAAAAAGCTGCCATTTACATTAAGTCAATATTCCATGTGGAAAGGAGCaacagaaaatatttatttaaaaataattcttgTTTCATTTACATCCAGTcaaatgattttgtttttcctccATAAAATGACCATAAAATCAACATTACATTATATGTACATTATTTAAGATGATAATTATCAttttaggcggcacggtggcgcagcaggtagtgtcgcagtcacacagctccaggggcctggaggttgtgggtttgattcccgctccgggtgactgtctgtgaggagttggtgtgttctccccgtgtctgcgtgggtttcctccaggtgctccggtttcctcccacagtccaaaaacacacgttggtaggtggattggtgactcaaaaagtgtaggtgtgagtgaatgtgtgtgtgtctgtgtcgccctgtgaaggactggcgccccctccagggtgtgttcctgccttgcgcccaatgattccaggtaggctctggacccaccgcgaccctgaattggataagggttacagataatgaatgaatgaatgaataataattttattcaaTATAAAATTGCCTAAAAATGAAATTGAGCGAGAAGAATTTATGTCACTGCATTCATCATGAGCTCCATtaggaaaaagtgctgcaaaaaccCCTGCATCAATTtcttctgttcttggggataatattgtatccaaaagtaagGGTGAGTTTGGTCTGAACATTTGAAAGATGGTGATTTCATTGTTAGTGCCTTTATGGAGCCCCTAAGGTGACATGCTGAGTTTATTTAGCAATTCGTGGCCACTATAtggtattttgaggccacaaaataatatattgatgCCACAAAATGGTAAATTGAGGACATGAAATGACTGCGGCCCCTGGCAAACCTACATTGTGTTCCACCATTTTGGCTATTTGATTCTCCTCCTTATATCTCTCCTGGAGAAAGTTTTCTAATTCGCACTGCTTTTCCTCGTCCATGAACCTCAAGGCAATGTGAATTCTCGTTAACCAAGTGCAACCCGGTGTTAGACTTAATCTCAAAGGTTAGTTGTGTGGTTGTTCACCTGCTATGCCAAGcaaaactgtgtgtgttgcaAATGAAGGTCCCTTGGTCCAAGCTTCAAAATactttgtggcctcaatatattattttgtggcctcaaaatactatatagtggccacgacttgctaaataaacccaccatgtcaccAAATAAAACGAACACTGACGGCAGTGAATGAGGGCTAAAGTTATCTGTGCCAATACactttttacagtaaattaacaTGACTGTTTCCGGTTCTGGATTTTTATCTCTCTGCTGATCTGTGCTCTAGCTGCCCCCATGTAGGATCTGAGTTTATGTAACAGCCGAAATACTCAAAAGGCATCTACACCTTTCTGTTTATTCCAAAGGTGTCTACTCTGTGATTCATATTCTTTTGAAAGTCCCTGCCCTCACCAATTTCCCACAAAAATTGCCAGGAGTGTCAGTGATTTTCAAGCTTGTCAGGATCAGGCGGCATCCAAGCGTTTCCGAGCTGCGGGTAGCGGTCATGAGGAAGTCGGGCACTTTCTCTGGAATATTTGCTTAGCATGAGTATAGTGAAATACAAACCAGTGGGTGAATGTTTCTggttgtgtattttgttttccCATCAAAAACGTTTCCCCAACAACGGATGCAAGTGTAGCGCAAATTACGCGTTCTAAATATGAAAAGCTTAAATGTgactttgttaaaaaaaaaaaaaaaaacaggccttTTGGTGGAAATTCcactgacttttattttattcaaccaCTGAGGTTGAAATATTCCTTGGGAGTTATTTGATGGAAAATATTAAATTGTAGAGAAACTAACCTACTGTGGTTTCTTTACAGCGGTCACAGGAACTAAGGGTGGACTTGTTTTTAATATATCATCTTTGTCCAAAGAAACACATTATATATCCAAAAGAGTATCTTTACAGAAAAAGGAATGAACCTTaattcagtggaagtcagtgtaaaaatattttattccaaataattttggagcattgctATTTGTACATTCATCAAATTTCACACAAAGTGAAGGACGGCTgctttgtttaaatattgtaataaactaaaaatcgacaaaaatgAAGGTGCATGTTTTTCACTGGCGATCATGAAGCTGATAACAGAACAAGTGTCAAAGCTGAAAACAGCTGATGTATAAAAATAGGTTTCAAGTGAAATGCTTATCGCATAACAATCAAAACAATGTAGATATCAGGCTGTGAAATCATGGCCAATTCATTTTATTATGTTCTGTAATGTAGCTTTAAGACATaagtctggttcctatcaccccCCACGGTGAACAAATCTCACTAAGTTTCTTTTGAAAGCATTATCTCACGTCACCTCACCTCTTGAGTTAAACccagaacagagcagaacacAGAGTGGTTCTGAAGCGACCTAACATCCGCCCTACAACAAATCAAAGAGACAGATTAATTGGTGTTTAGCAAGACTTAACAGTTCACATATTATTAATACTGTACTCTCAACATCAAATGGTTGGCTAGAGTAGTGGATAATACTGCTGGCCTCCAtgcaataaatgtaaatgtaaaaacctGAGTATCATGTCCCTGAGTATCAAAAGTATGCTACATGCTATCCATGCTAGTACTCAGAGAGCACTCAACCTCTCCAGTCCCTCAGACACATCCATCTAAGCTCAGCTGTGGTTAGAGCAGGGGTTTCAGGAGTCCTGGGAGGCTCTCAAAGCATTGTAATACCCCGACTGTAGAAAGCGAGGGTAGCTGTTGTTCTCCATAAGGTAATAGATTCGCTTCTGAGCTTCGTCAAAACAGGTCTTGGTTGGGTGCTGAAGCCGCTGGCCGATGCGTTCTCTCGTGTGAAAGTCCAAGTTGATCTGTGGAAAAATTATTTGTGCTTCAGATTTTAAAGCCAAGAGGGTGTGTTATCTGGGAGCAATCATTGGATTCAATTAAAAGccaaacagcagtaacagcaCTCAGCAGTAATCACCTCTTTCGGAGAATCTTTCCTAATAAACTCGTCATAAATATCCCTTGCTTTGATGGCCAGCTTTTTGGACCTCCTGGTTTTCCTGAAGTTCTCACAGGCCAACCAGAACTCAATATTCTCCTCACAGAATTCAGACTTGGAGAACATCTGGAATGCAATCACTCCACCTGATGTAGAGTAAAAATTGTTTAGTACACATATTATAGTAGTGATTTCAGTCCATCTCTGAAATGTCTTGATTCCAGCACAACTTGTTGACTGCCTTTCATAATAAAAACCATTGATGTCCAATAcaaaacatgcatctccttttggtcagtttactacatcatttaaacacagcagcagtcctaaacattgtgtaaaaatttcatgatgaataaatcaatagaaattctccaaaattacttggaacaaagcctttttccttctgtaaagttactatttttgtttttcattgggcATCAATTaaatctgttcctttaaaaggaaGATCTACCAATGTCTTTCAGAATGTCGGCAGGATATAAGGGTTGAGGTGTACACACAGAGCGTTTTGAAACTCTGGATTGTAGAGAAACTTGCACATTTATATTTGTCTACAGTGTTGCTCATCGGAACCTTAAGATTGAGTGATGGAGTTCTTCTTTAAATTCTGATGGTGGATTTACTTACTTTGATGGTGGAGGAGCTTCTCCAGAGACTGAGCCCATTGATCTAGTTCATGCTGAGTTGGTCTGattagaaaaaacaaaacaatggctTTATTGGGGCTTCTTTGGCTTCCCTTTCCAACACAGAAGCGGAGGTATTAGTTATGGAGCAGTGAAAATTAAATACAGTACCTGATAGGTTTCTTTCTTGACGCTGAATATTTTTGCAGGAGAATAATAAGTCTGGGTTTGAACTGCTTGTGTCTGTAGGAGAAAAAGTAAAACCGTTCAAACCCACAAAAACCCATGTGTGTGAAAAATATCTTAGAAAtcttaaacattaaaacatgctGTATCCAGCGTTTCATCTTGCTGTAACTACTCTCTGCCTTAATAACTAATCATTATATGATGACTCATACACagctttacatttttctgtTGAAGACTTTTCTCTTATAGGTTatgaaaaatatacatttagtCCCTCAACATTAATATAACTCTGTCAACTAAACTTCTGTTGATATCTGGAAGTCCTATTTAAACAGACGTTGACAATAACCTTAGGATTACAGGAAGATGAATATTACATTTTCTCAAATTTCCAGTATTTAATTATAGTGCATACTGTTTATTTTCAGTCATACTGTGATATTGcctgaaacatttatttttaaattaaaccctGTTGTCTAAATTATAGTTTAAATGTAAGCAGCTTGTACCAAATCCCATATTTGAAGTGATAAACTAGAGTGGCCTTATTCTCAGGCCATAAGCTTGGATGCTAATTAAATAAtgacattttgtgtgtttttgaattcTGTGCAAAAGACACAACTCTGACTGTTATTACTTTCAGCACAAACAAAAACGCTGTGAATAAGAGAGATATTACAGAAACCATGACAATTtatgtagaaaataaaatatatttagaaacGTTCTTTcaatttaataatgaatgcttCCAAATTTCAGTTTCAATTGTTTAACAATGCCTTCAGTTTGATTACATGGAGGAAAAGACATAATATACTGAGCGAATTCATTAATATATTGAGTGGCAGATTTATTAAATCGAGAAACAAATgtttaacatgtttaaaatgtttaaatcctCATTAAAAGAGTTTTGTGCTTACGTGTTTATTTCGGGCTTTTTTTGTAGATCTCCGAAGTTTTCCAGACGCGGTGAAAAGACCTCCATTACGTTTCACACTAAATAGTCGATATTATATCAACAATATATTAATAGTATATCTTTGAGTCTTTCTGAATCGCTCTGTCTCTTCGCCGCTGAACTCTGAAGTGGTAAACAGCGCTTTATGGATGCGCTCCATACCGCATCCTTAAGGCATACGCCCTACACCCTAACAAGACTCCACCCACTTTAGAAAGGTAAGTGTAAGCTCGGATGTAAACAAATACGGGCTATAAAATAGAACATAGTTTATGAAAATCATGCTTTTAGACGCTATGTCAATATTATGGAACACTAGTAATAAGATATAAGACGCTAACATGCTAATAAATAGTAAGTAATTACATGACAGCACTTCCCTTGAAGCAGTTTCTTCAGTTTCCTTTTGCTTATTTACACGTGGATGAGGCTAAGAAGGCGATTTTCCTGTTGGCTTTTTGCTACCCAAATTAATGCAATGCAGACAACGACCTATAGGGCAACGTGCACGTGTACATTTGCACCATATCTAAATATAGTACACACGTTTTATTTTTGGACATGTTCACCTGGTGACATACCTGTTTTATTAAAGAGGGACATGCAAAGGATTACAGTGTGGTATGTACCTTTGATTGGAATTTATCTGCTGGAGGGTAGGTAGACATTCTTTATGGGACCAGATTgcccttcctttttttttttttttttttttcccttaattattaatctcctcaaacagattttaaattcataaagacttttattctgtaaaacaagctaatacaaatattactaacaactatgagagatataataacgagtataagcctgatataaaatgattatgataaaaatgctgacactgtgctgattaaaattatttactgatcttttttataaagaataacaaaagaacctaatgaaggggGAAAATTTGactaaattggactgtgaatggaaaagtgctaaaatgtgtcattttgtctaaagttctgtttaatcactagcgatccgcccagaaaacgctgtgcaaaacactagtggacgtccaactttgccctcagtggaacaACAGTGGTCTGCTGTCTCCTTGCTGTGAGGGTTGGGTTGCTGTGTATTTCAGAATGTTAAAACTATACCCAGTTTTCTTAGATAGTTACAAGATACAGAATATGAACAAAGTTATGTATTATTTCAATCCTGATTTTGAATCTGATCATTCATAGTGGAATCTAGCACTGCTGCTTTTCGCTGTTGAAACAAatcccttttattttatttgtgttagtttattttatttatttaattaattaattaacaccAGATATAAACTGGTCTCAAAGGCCACTAGAAAGCAAAGAATGCTTTTTCTTACTCCTCAAAAGTTACCTTTTTGCTTTTTTATCTAACAGCGACATTATCCTTATCTACTTCCATACTTAAGTAAAACATCTGGCTCATTCCAAAACTCGCAGTAACTTTGTATAGCTGGGCCTTATTGGATTAGGTCTTCCAGAACCATCTGATCACAACTGCATCATTTCATCACATGGGTTTCAGTTTAGTATGAATTTTCTAAAATTAGAGCAGACGTTCAGATATGAACATATATGGTGCCAAGACTAAAACAGGCGTGCCAGAAATTCCGTTCCTAACTCGAGTGAGATGGCATTGAGATGCAGGTGATGATGTGATTGGAGTTTGGGGTTGGGGTGAGGGGGCAGAGTGTATATAAGCCAAGGTGACATTTTGTTGAACTAAAtatatgtacttttttttttttttttttttttttttttttttttttctttgaggaCAGTCAGCTATTCAAGGCAGTCTGCTTACGTATGTAGTTTTCTGTCTGTCAGTGATGACAGTGTCTCAGGATGTAGTCTTTCATTGAGATAAGAAGGTGGCTGAATTTTTTTGTATGCGTAAGACCTGTAATCAGTTCGATCAGCCTGAAAATGCCTTGCTGACTAAAATAGACTATTGTCACTTGTCAGTCATTTCATGCATTAACAACTTCCTGTATGTTTTAGTCTCAGACAGCAGTCAAGTCCCTAATCATCCCCTTGAAATCATAAGATGCCATTCTTAAAGAGATTAGTTCAACTCCTAACCCCAATTTGAAATTGCCAGTTCTACTCACAAGCTAAGTCTCTCCTAATCCCACAGTACTACCAAGGTGGAAGGACAAGGGCAAATATATGCTTCCACTGATATATGTGAATCTGCTGCAAATGCTGCTAACagcagctcaacacgcttggaggagaatggtAACTATCTGACTCTGATGCTAACTAATAGATGTCAGGATTGGCGTGCATCTTGTTGAGTGTTTAGGTAGACAGTGAAGCCAATTTTTCTTGTCTTTCCAAAGAACAAATTTTTGACTGTGATTCTCACTGCTTTGACTACTGATGCACACTGCACACTGCCCACTGAGCAGCCAATTCAGGGAGTAAAAGATTCCATTGCTGTCTTTCATTGTTTATCTGAGTCTGTAGAAGCAGTGCTTGGAGCATTTGGGTTCTTTATTGAAGCACTTTAAGGAGACTTTCACATTATTATGTCCCTGTAGCATTATGTCAGGAACACCTGTAAAGATCTGCCATACTTTCTTTGACATTACCAAGGTGGTCAGTTTCACTTTATGTTTTTCAATTATGTTTTGGTGCCTTTGCCAGTTAAGGTGGGGTAGGAATATCAGAACAAAAACCAGGGGAATAAGAAGCTGATCAGATTAGGGTTCCTGAAAAgtgctaaataaaaaaaagtattattattattaacaatattattattatattatatagcGCATTACATTCCCTTCTCCAGATGGAGACCTAATATctgtattttttcataacattttaaatagaaaaacaatACCACTGAGGGTCCTGTCAAGACTGGCAGGGAAATTTACCTCCGCAGTATGTTTTTTGAAAGTGTGCTGTTACTTGTCACTATGGACAAAAGCACTACACAGCTAAAAACAATAGTAGCAGCAGACTTGATGCTTGGGTTTTTTCCTGTACTTTTGTCCACTGGAGTTTTATAGATGTCAGTAAATTGTCTAGcttcacatttttacatttttgcttGTGGTTTGTCAATGTTAGTAAAGACATTACCTCAGTCACAGTAACCTGACTGAAATGGTGCTTGGCAACTAAATACGTTTGCATAAAAAGGGAAGTGGTGACAGAAAGTCTATTGTCACACTCTGATGTGGTCGCAGACTTTCGGCTGAGAAGTCGAGAAAACTGTAGGGGATGTCCACAGTCATCCAGGCAAGCATTTTGCTTCATGCACCATGAGTGCAAAAATCAAATGAACTTCAAGTGAAAAATGCTCGGTGCTGAATACAGAAATCCCCACGTTTATGATTACTGGGCTCGTAGAAAAATCTGAGTGAGTCTCAAGATTTGTTTCAAGGTTGGGATTTATTCAGTAATTCTTCAGTAAGTCAAAACCACAGGCAAATAGAAATGATTAAGAAAAGTATTTCAACCAgtcaaatgttaaaaaaaaaaaaatccaataaaTTATACCCATACATCAGTATATACTCATATATACAAACATCAATATATTTATAGTcacattttttcattcaaaataaaatttttacatttactcacactTACATATTCACATGTATTGGATTATTTCTAAAACATGTCATTTAGATAGAATGAAGCTGCCTGGAAGTCACTTAAAGCTTGTCTGGGATCTTAAAGCCATTTCGCTTGTATATATTTCCCTGTGTACAACTGTTTACTTGGAGCAACAGTCATTTCAAAGGAAAATCTCCATCATGAACCAGAACATGAAGGTTATTGATTAAATCATGGGCAAATAGTTTTGTAAAAAGCCAAAAATTGGTCAGATTAACTGATGGCTTTTGTACCTAGTGCAATGTCCACAAATCGTATCGGGGCATCAACACCTATGACTGTCTCAATCAATGGACCACTACTCTCATTCCTCTAAAACATTACTCACCAGAAATATTATCtgctttaaataaagttttatcAGAGGAAGCAGCGCACAGAGATCACCACAAGGAATTCCCCATCCGCCGAAAAAGTTCCAACTTTCTCAGAGACCCCCACATCTTAGTTAGCTGACTCAGCCACAGAGGAAGCTGAGTTTCCTCTGTGAGCATATCCCTCCAGCCACTTGCGTAATGTAGTGGTTCAGCAAAGTGACAGACATGGGGTGACTGAAATGACAAATGACAGTCCTTTGGCAGAATGTGCCATTGTCAAGGCACAACAAGAACCATCCAGGCCTTGCCTTTAGCTTTGTCAAGAAGCAGTACTCCCCATTGCCCTTGTCTAGCTTTTCTGCTTTGGTCCTTAGGGGAAGAGTCAAGAGTTTTCCAGAGTTCTTTTCAATTAACTATG belongs to Hoplias malabaricus isolate fHopMal1 chromosome 9, fHopMal1.hap1, whole genome shotgun sequence and includes:
- the LOC136707396 gene encoding regulator of G-protein signaling 21-like isoform X3 encodes the protein MEVFSPRLENFGDLQKKPEINTHKQFKPRLIILLQKYSASRKKPIRPTQHELDQWAQSLEKLLHHQSGVIAFQMFSKSEFCEENIEFWLACENFRKTRRSKKLAIKARDIYDEFIRKDSPKEINLDFHTRERIGQRLQHPTKTCFDEAQKRIYYLMENNSYPRFLQSGADVRSLQNHSVFCSVLGLTQEVR
- the LOC136707396 gene encoding regulator of G-protein signaling 21-like isoform X1; its protein translation is MKRWIQHVLMFKISKIFFTHMGFCGFERFYFFSYRHKQFKPRLIILLQKYSASRKKPIRPTQHELDQWAQSLEKLLHHQSGVIAFQMFSKSEFCEENIEFWLACENFRKTRRSKKLAIKARDIYDEFIRKDSPKEINLDFHTRERIGQRLQHPTKTCFDEAQKRIYYLMENNSYPRFLQSGADVRSLQNHSVFCSVLGLTQEVR
- the LOC136707396 gene encoding regulator of G-protein signaling 21-like isoform X2 — translated: MKRWIQHVLMFKISKIFFTHMGFCGFERFYFFSYRHKQFKPRLIILLQKYSASRKKPIRPTQHELDQWAQSLEKLLHHQSGVIAFQMFSKSEFCEENIEFWLACENFRKTRRSKKLAIKARDIYDEFIRKDSPKEINLDFHTRERIGQRLQHPTKTCFDEAQKRIYYLMENNSYPRFLQSGYYNALRASQDS